The proteins below are encoded in one region of Equus caballus isolate H_3958 breed thoroughbred chromosome 16, TB-T2T, whole genome shotgun sequence:
- the RAB6B gene encoding ras-related protein Rab-6B isoform X2 encodes MYDSFDNTYQATIGIDFLSKTMYLEDRTVRLQLWDTAGQERFRSLIPSYIRDSTVAVVVYDITNLNSFQQTSKWIDDVRTERGSDVIIMLVGNKTDLADKRQITIEEGEQRAKELSVMFIETSAKTGYNVKQLFRRVASALPGMENVQEKSKEGMIDIKLDKPQEPPASEGGCSC; translated from the exons GCAACCATTGGGATTGACTTCTTGTCAAAAACCATGTACTTGGAGGATCGTACG GTGCGGCTGCAGCTCTGGGACACAGCAGGCCAGGAGCGATTCCGCAGCCTGATCCCCAGCTACATCCGGGACTCCACAGTGGCCGTGGTGGTGTACGACATCACAA ATCTCAACTCCTTTCAGCAGACCTCTAAGTGGATTGATGACGTCAGGACAGAGAGGGGCAGCGACGTCATCATCATGCTGGTGGGCAACAAGACGGACCTGGCCGACAAGAG GCAGATAACCATCGAGGAGGGGGAGCAGCGCGCCAAAGAACTGAGCGTCATGTTCATCGAGACCAGCGCAAAGACTGGCTACAACGTGAAGCAG CTCTTCCGACGCGTGGCATCGGCTCTGCCTGGAATGGAGAATGTccaggagaaaagcaaagaaggGA TGATCGACATCAAGCTGGACAAACCCCAGGAGCCCCCGGCCAGTGAGGGCGGCTGCTCCTGCTAA